From a region of the Impatiens glandulifera chromosome 4, dImpGla2.1, whole genome shotgun sequence genome:
- the LOC124935487 gene encoding NAC domain-containing protein 83-like: MESVKNGVLMRLPTGFKFEPKDEELILHYLRNKVMSRPLPSLIIPEFEICKSDPWDLPGDSEKEKYFFSVNEAIYPNGDIPSRSFGYWKATGIDRQIVASEGNEVILGMMKIFVYYRGMFPNGFETDWFMHQYRMPAPSAAADGSAVNPKKKIKLSKSSDNAAAAMNKNWVLSKIYRKKEAKMRGITVESPLTHEPDHQEESSSTSSSNKV; the protein is encoded by the exons ATGGAGAGTGTCAAGAATGGTGTCTTAATGAGACTTCCAACTGGTTTTAAGTTCGAACCGAAAGATGAAGAGCTCATTCTTCATTACCTGCGCAATAAGGTCATGTCCCGCCCATTGCCCTCTCTCATTATACCTGAATTCGAAATCTGTAAATCGGATCCATGGGATTTGCCAG GTGATTCTGAGAAAGAGAAATACTTCTTCAGCGTCAATGAAGCCATTTACCCAAATGGGGACATCCCCAGCCGCTCCTTCGGCTACTGGAAGGCCACCGGAATCGACAGACAAATCGTGGCTTCAGAGGGAAATGAAGTAATTCTGGGTATGATGAAAATCTTTGTCTATTACAGAGGCATGTTTCCAAACGGTTTCGAGACCGATTGGTTCATGCACCAGTATCGCATGCCTGCGCCTTCCGCCGCCGCTGACGGTTCAGCCGTCAATCCCAAGAAAAAGATCAAACTTTCCAAG AGCTCGGACAATGCTGCGGCCGCCATGAACAAGAACTGGGTTCTGAGCAAGATTTATCGAAAGAAGGAGGCGAAGATGCG TGGGATTACGGTGGAAAGCCCTCTTACCCATGAACCAGATCATCAAGAGGAAAGCAGCAGCACCAGCAGCAGCAATAAGGTTTAG
- the LOC124935488 gene encoding NAC domain-containing protein 83-like yields MENLKFVKDGVSVSLPTGFKFEPSDEELILHYLHNKVMSRPLPDDNIIPDFEVWKSDPWDMPGDSEKYRHFFSMAYNGSVNPNGDIPNSYGYWRPTGFDIPITVTKGFEFIFAMKKILSFYRGNSPNGTQTDWIMHEYRLPAASPAAAAAAAAHVSAVNPFKKIKLSEISDEAAAAMDKYWVLIKIFRKKNERKKEVKKVVKMPFISGRNSAPASSSNKP; encoded by the exons ATGGAGAATCTCAAGTTTGTCAAGGATGGTGTCTCAGTGAGTCTTCCTACTGGTTTTAAGTTTGAACCCAGTGATGAAGAGCTCATTCTCCATTACCTGCACAATAAGGTCATGTCCCGCCCATTGCCCGATGACAATATTATACCCGATTTCGAAGTCTGGAAATCGGATCCATGGGATATGCCAG GTGATTCTGAGAAATATCGCCACTTCTTCAGCATGGCTTATAATGGATCCGTGAACCCAAATGGGGACATCCCCAACAGCTACGGCTACTGGAGGCCCACAGGATTCGACATACCAATCACGGTTACTAAGGGATTTGAGTTCATTTTTGCAATGAAGAAAATCCTTTCCTTTTACAGAGGAAACTCTCCCAACGGTACCCAGACGGATTGGATAATGCATGAATATCGCCTGCCTGCAGCTTCccctgccgccgccgccgccgccgccgcccaCGTTTCGGCGGTCAATCCCTTCAAAAAGATCAAGCTTTCGGAG ATCTCAGATGAAGCCGCGGCCGCCATGGACAAGTACTGGGTGCTGATCAAGATTTTTAGGAAGAAGAATGAGAGGAAGAAGGAGGTGAAGAAGGTGGTGAAAATGCCGTTCATCTCAGGTCGGAACTCTGCTCCTGCTTCGTCAAGCAACAAACCTTAG
- the LOC124935489 gene encoding NAC domain-containing protein 83-like has protein sequence MESVKNGVLMRLPTGFKFEPKDEELILHYLRNKVMSRPLPSLIIPEFEICKSDPWDLPGDSEKEKYFFSVNEAIYPNGDIPSLSFGYWKATGIDRQIVASEGNEVILGMMKIFVYYRGMFPNGFETDWFMHQYRMPAPSAAADELGQCCGRHEQELGSEQDLSKEGGEDAVLLRSDR, from the exons ATGGAGAGTGTCAAGAATGGTGTCTTAATGAGACTTCCAACTGGTTTTAAGTTCGAACCGAAAGATGAAGAGCTCATTCTTCATTACCTGCGCAATAAGGTCATGTCCCGCCCATTGCCCTCTCTCATTATACCCGAATTTGAAATCTGTAAATCGGATCCATGGGATTTGCCAG GTGATTCTGAGAAAGAGAAATACTTCTTCAGCGTCAATGAAGCCATTTACCCAAATGGGGACATCCCCAGCCTCTCCTTCGGCTACTGGAAGGCCACCGGAATCGACAGACAAATCGTGGCTTCAGAGGGAAATGAAGTAATTCTGGGTATGATGAAAATCTTTGTCTATTACAGAGGCATGTTTCCAAACGGTTTCGAGACCGATTGGTTCATGCACCAGTATCGCATGCCTGCGCCTTCCGCCGCCGCTGACG AGCTCGGACAATGCTGCGGCCGCCATGAACAAGAACTGGGTTCTGAGCAAGATTTATCGAAAGAAGGAGGCGAAGATGCGGTTCTTCTACGATCTGACCGttga